One region of Cyanobium sp. M30B3 genomic DNA includes:
- a CDS encoding ribonuclease D: protein MTAAPSSNLPAPARFAVFDGDLDAEWAALYAGARALAVDTEAMGLIHGRDRLCLVQICDDHDNVCCIRLALGQRQAPRLQALMEDGAIEKVFHFARFDVAALAENLGITVAPIFCTKVASRLGRTYSPRHGLKEVVQELVGVELDKQAQSSDWGRVEDLSEAQLAYAAGDVRYLLPARDQLEAMLQREGRWELAQRCFGCLPVMAELDRQRFHLLFEHSSGGNR from the coding sequence ATGACTGCCGCACCCTCCAGCAACCTGCCCGCCCCCGCCCGTTTCGCCGTGTTTGACGGCGACCTGGACGCCGAGTGGGCGGCGCTCTACGCCGGGGCCCGCGCCCTGGCGGTGGATACGGAGGCGATGGGTCTGATCCACGGCCGCGATCGGCTCTGTCTGGTGCAGATCTGCGACGACCACGACAACGTGTGCTGCATCCGCCTGGCCCTCGGCCAGCGCCAGGCCCCCAGGCTGCAGGCCCTGATGGAGGACGGGGCGATCGAGAAAGTGTTCCACTTCGCCCGCTTCGATGTGGCTGCCCTGGCCGAGAACCTGGGCATCACCGTGGCGCCGATCTTCTGCACCAAGGTGGCCAGTCGCCTGGGGCGCACCTACAGCCCCAGGCACGGGCTCAAGGAGGTGGTGCAGGAGCTGGTGGGCGTGGAGCTCGACAAGCAGGCCCAGAGCTCCGACTGGGGTCGGGTGGAGGACCTCAGCGAGGCCCAGCTGGCCTATGCGGCCGGCGATGTGCGCTATCTGCTGCCGGCCCGCGATCAGCTGGAGGCGATGTTGCAGCGGGAGGGCCGCTGGGAGCTGGCCCAGCGCTGCTTTGGCTGTCTGCCGGTGATGGCGGAGCTGGATCGCCAGCGCTTTCACCTGCTGTTCGAGCACTCCAGCGGTGGCAACCGCTGA
- a CDS encoding cofactor assembly of complex C subunit B encodes MATTGSTLLLTLLLAVGLVFFLRAASKDRTTTVEVRSSKPPLEVLPRLSDWLQQRGWQAEFSDPERRTLRFRGQVSSSLPLAVLLSCLGGLGAGCLGLVLRQLLPQLGWWPLVLIALGPLAGLLYRRRASRNETVELRLVSHDLATGSALRLRAHRDELIALELELGPQLGLFSDGNLLSSPI; translated from the coding sequence ATGGCCACCACCGGCTCCACCCTGCTGCTCACCCTGCTCCTGGCCGTTGGCCTGGTGTTTTTTCTGCGGGCCGCCAGCAAGGACCGCACCACCACGGTGGAGGTGCGGTCCTCGAAGCCCCCTCTGGAGGTGCTGCCGCGCCTCAGCGACTGGCTGCAGCAGCGCGGCTGGCAGGCCGAGTTCAGCGACCCGGAGCGCCGCACGCTGCGCTTTCGCGGCCAGGTGAGCTCCAGCCTCCCCCTGGCAGTGCTGCTCTCCTGCCTGGGCGGCCTGGGGGCCGGCTGCCTCGGCCTGGTGCTGCGCCAGCTGCTGCCCCAGCTGGGCTGGTGGCCCCTGGTGCTGATCGCCCTGGGGCCCCTGGCCGGCCTGCTCTACCGCCGCCGGGCCAGCCGCAATGAAACCGTGGAGCTGCGGCTGGTGAGCCACGACCTGGCCACGGGCAGCGCCCTGCGCCTGCGGGCCCACCGGGACGAGCTGATCGCCCTGGAGCTGGAGCTGGGCCCGCAGCTGGGCCTGTTCAGCGACGGCAACCTGCTCAGCTCGCCGATCTGA
- a CDS encoding dehydrogenase, translating into MAVIRSATSPLRRRRVLALILLFCLGVGLAAAAQAPSALGPDPLTGPRSRLSERKDWLGVLPLPPQTEILVLAGHADSQGMPGAGTSGEAVALRGAAPMQPGIRDELYWNLLTAQAVVELGQQRGLRIRFYDPPERSIADGNDPRTNWSVGKTHAAAGGYALEIHYDAYGPDGVGSGLIPPLHRHTTRLDESLAQAFGAYPLLYREGLGAPRRGIAILEIGKLEGSLEAALRDPRRREVTINAIALRVVEALERGLEPAPGPVVSPALPVAVGASEPQPVQRISPPPRGGRSARPARRR; encoded by the coding sequence ATGGCTGTGATCCGCTCCGCCACCTCCCCCCTGCGCCGGCGCCGGGTGCTGGCCCTGATCCTGTTGTTCTGCCTGGGGGTGGGGCTGGCGGCAGCGGCCCAGGCCCCCTCCGCCCTCGGCCCCGACCCGCTCACCGGCCCCCGCAGTCGCCTGAGCGAGCGGAAGGACTGGCTGGGCGTGCTGCCGCTGCCCCCCCAGACCGAGATCCTGGTGCTGGCGGGCCATGCCGATTCCCAGGGGATGCCCGGCGCCGGCACCTCCGGCGAGGCGGTGGCCCTGCGCGGTGCGGCTCCGATGCAACCCGGCATCAGGGATGAGCTGTACTGGAACCTGCTCACGGCCCAGGCGGTGGTGGAGCTGGGCCAGCAACGGGGGCTGCGCATCCGCTTCTACGACCCGCCCGAGCGCAGCATTGCCGATGGCAACGATCCACGCACCAACTGGAGTGTGGGCAAGACCCACGCGGCTGCCGGTGGCTATGCCCTGGAGATCCACTACGACGCCTATGGCCCCGATGGGGTGGGGTCGGGTCTGATCCCGCCGCTGCACCGCCACACCACCCGCCTCGATGAGAGCCTGGCCCAGGCCTTCGGCGCCTACCCGCTGCTCTACCGGGAGGGACTGGGTGCCCCCCGGCGCGGCATCGCCATCCTGGAGATCGGCAAGCTGGAGGGGAGCCTGGAGGCGGCCCTGCGCGATCCCCGCCGGAGAGAGGTCACCATCAACGCCATTGCCCTGCGGGTGGTGGAGGCCCTGGAGCGGGGGCTGGAGCCCGCTCCAGGGCCGGTGGTCAGCCCCGCTTTGCCGGTGGCCGTGGGGGCATCAGAGCCGCAGCCCGTTCAGCGGATCAGCCCACCGCCCCGTGGGGGGCGCAGCGCTCGGCCAGCGCGGCGTCGCTGA
- the hemF gene encoding oxygen-dependent coproporphyrinogen oxidase, translated as MGVAPMLQALEAPPSDSRQRAKALLMGLQDSICAGLEQLDGEGRFAEESWERPEGGGGRSRVMKAGRVFEQGGVNFSEVEGSELPPSILSQRPEAKGHRWFATGTSMVLHPRNPYIPTVHLNYRYFEAGPVWWFGGGADLTPYYPFLEDAQHFHRSLKGACDSVHPAYYQVFKPWCDEYFFLKHRCETRGVGGIFYDYQDPGGVLYKGQDPTGPAAAESGRIGAIEQSWEQLFALASACGNAFLPSYVPIAEKRQHTAYGEREREFQLYRRGRYVEFNLVFDRGTIFGLQTNGRTESILMSLPPLVRWEYGYRSEPGSREALLTEVFTRPQAWLSDAALAERCAPHGAVG; from the coding sequence ATGGGCGTGGCACCGATGCTCCAGGCCCTTGAGGCTCCCCCCAGCGACTCCCGCCAGCGGGCCAAGGCCCTGCTGATGGGCCTGCAGGATTCCATCTGCGCCGGCCTGGAGCAGCTCGATGGCGAGGGCCGCTTCGCCGAGGAGAGCTGGGAGCGGCCCGAGGGCGGCGGCGGCCGCTCGCGGGTGATGAAGGCCGGCCGGGTGTTCGAGCAGGGCGGCGTGAACTTCTCCGAGGTGGAGGGCTCAGAGCTGCCGCCCTCGATCCTCAGCCAGCGGCCCGAGGCCAAGGGCCACCGCTGGTTCGCCACCGGCACCTCGATGGTGCTCCACCCCCGCAACCCCTACATCCCCACCGTTCACCTCAACTACCGCTATTTCGAGGCCGGTCCGGTGTGGTGGTTCGGCGGCGGTGCCGACCTCACCCCCTACTACCCCTTTCTGGAGGACGCCCAGCACTTCCACCGCAGCCTCAAGGGGGCCTGCGACAGCGTGCATCCGGCCTACTACCAGGTGTTCAAGCCCTGGTGCGACGAATACTTCTTTCTGAAGCACCGCTGCGAGACCCGCGGCGTGGGCGGCATCTTCTACGACTACCAGGACCCCGGTGGCGTGCTCTACAAGGGCCAGGACCCCACGGGTCCGGCGGCAGCCGAGAGCGGCCGGATCGGTGCGATCGAGCAGAGCTGGGAGCAGCTGTTCGCCCTGGCCAGTGCCTGCGGCAACGCCTTTCTGCCCAGCTACGTGCCGATCGCCGAGAAGCGCCAGCACACCGCCTACGGCGAGCGGGAGCGGGAGTTCCAGCTCTACCGCCGCGGCCGCTACGTGGAGTTCAACCTGGTGTTCGACCGCGGCACGATCTTCGGCCTGCAGACCAATGGCCGCACCGAGTCGATCCTGATGTCGTTGCCGCCGCTTGTGCGCTGGGAGTATGGCTATCGGAGTGAGCCCGGCAGCCGCGAGGCCCTGCTCACCGAGGTGTTCACCAGGCCCCAGGCCTGGCTCAGCGACGCCGCGCTGGCCGAGCGCTGCGCCCCCCACGGGGCGGTGGGCTGA
- a CDS encoding Mrp/NBP35 family ATP-binding protein — translation MASLEQATEALGRLRDAGSGRNLIELGWIEQPRLQGDRLVFRLSLPSFAQSQQGRIAAEAREAALALEGINDVQIEVGQPAAHQGAPIGGAGHGPAPGPGGQLPARQPIPGVRQVIAVSSGKGGVGKSTVAVNLACALARRGLRVGLLDADIYGPNAPTMLGVAERTPEVRGEGASQVLTPIESCGIAMVSMGLLIDANQPVIWRGPMLNGIIRQFLYQVDWGERDVLVVDLPPGTGDAQLTLAQAVPMAGVVVVTTPQLVSLADARRGLAMFLQMGVPVLGVVENMSAFIPPDAPEKRYAIFGSGGGATLAEEAAVPLLAELPLELPVREGGDRGQPVVLSAPESATAQAFIALADRLQSLQPVPA, via the coding sequence ATGGCATCCCTGGAACAGGCGACCGAAGCCCTGGGCCGTCTCAGAGATGCCGGCAGCGGCCGCAACCTGATCGAACTGGGCTGGATCGAGCAGCCGCGCCTGCAGGGGGACCGGCTGGTGTTCCGCCTCAGCCTGCCCTCCTTCGCCCAGAGCCAGCAGGGGCGGATCGCCGCTGAAGCCAGGGAAGCAGCCCTGGCCCTGGAGGGCATCAACGACGTGCAGATCGAGGTGGGTCAACCCGCCGCCCACCAGGGGGCTCCGATCGGCGGCGCCGGCCACGGGCCCGCCCCTGGACCCGGGGGGCAGCTGCCGGCCCGCCAGCCGATCCCGGGCGTGAGACAGGTGATCGCCGTGAGCAGCGGCAAGGGCGGCGTGGGCAAGAGCACGGTGGCGGTGAACCTGGCCTGTGCCCTGGCTCGCCGCGGCCTGCGGGTGGGCCTGCTCGACGCCGACATCTACGGACCCAACGCCCCCACCATGCTGGGGGTGGCCGAGCGCACACCGGAGGTGCGTGGCGAGGGGGCCAGCCAGGTGCTCACGCCGATCGAGAGCTGCGGCATCGCCATGGTGTCGATGGGGCTGCTGATCGACGCCAACCAACCGGTGATCTGGCGGGGCCCGATGCTCAACGGCATCATCCGCCAGTTCCTCTACCAGGTGGACTGGGGCGAGCGCGACGTGCTGGTGGTGGACCTGCCCCCCGGCACCGGCGACGCCCAGCTCACCCTGGCCCAGGCCGTGCCCATGGCCGGGGTCGTGGTGGTCACCACCCCCCAGCTGGTTTCACTGGCTGACGCCCGCCGCGGCCTGGCGATGTTCCTGCAGATGGGCGTGCCGGTGCTGGGGGTGGTGGAGAACATGAGCGCCTTCATCCCTCCCGATGCGCCGGAGAAGCGCTACGCGATCTTCGGCAGCGGCGGCGGCGCCACCCTGGCTGAGGAGGCCGCCGTGCCGCTGCTGGCGGAACTGCCCCTGGAGCTGCCGGTGCGGGAAGGCGGCGACCGGGGCCAGCCGGTGGTGCTCTCGGCGCCGGAGTCGGCCACGGCCCAGGCCTTCATCGCCCTGGCCGACCGGCTGCAGTCGCTCCAGCCCGTGCCGGCCTGA
- the rodA gene encoding rod shape-determining protein RodA encodes MLTLPGRSRSMFGGQARSRRSRLASIDWMLWGIPLAMVGLSGVLIASTQRQADYADWYQHWITGAVGLGVALLLARLPLQRLARLQGPIFAGTVLSLVAVRLVGTTALGAQRWISIGGVHVQPSEFAKLAAILLLAGILARHPVERPVDLLRPTAMISLPWLLVFIQPDLGTSLVFGCVLLVMLFWAGMPGAWLVLLLSPLVSAVLAGTWAWGLIGWLPLTGWLARTSLPWKRMAPPLVMAVQGVCAIITPWLWLNVLQDYQRDRLVLFLDPAKDPLGGGYHLLQSTVGIGSGQLWGTGLMRGALTKLRFIPEQHTDFIFSALGEETGFIGSVLVVVGFVLLMWRLLQIAAQARSDFESLVVVGVGAMLMFQVVVNINMTIGLGPVTGIPLPFLSYGRSAMLMSFMALGLCASVARHGQASRGRW; translated from the coding sequence ATGCTCACCCTGCCGGGCCGCAGCCGATCGATGTTCGGCGGACAGGCCCGCAGCCGCCGCAGCCGCCTGGCCTCCATCGACTGGATGCTGTGGGGCATCCCCCTGGCGATGGTTGGGCTTTCCGGCGTGCTGATCGCCAGCACCCAGCGCCAGGCCGACTACGCCGACTGGTACCAGCACTGGATCACGGGCGCCGTGGGACTGGGGGTGGCCCTGCTGCTCGCCCGGCTGCCGCTGCAGCGGCTGGCCCGGCTCCAGGGGCCGATCTTTGCGGGCACCGTGCTGAGCCTGGTGGCGGTGCGGCTGGTGGGCACCACCGCCCTGGGCGCGCAGCGCTGGATCAGCATCGGCGGGGTGCACGTGCAGCCCTCCGAGTTCGCCAAGCTGGCCGCGATCCTGCTGCTGGCGGGCATCCTGGCCCGCCACCCGGTCGAGCGTCCCGTGGATCTGCTGCGGCCCACCGCCATGATCAGCCTGCCCTGGCTGCTGGTGTTCATCCAGCCCGATCTGGGCACCTCGCTGGTGTTCGGCTGCGTGCTGCTGGTGATGCTGTTCTGGGCGGGCATGCCGGGAGCCTGGCTGGTGCTGCTGCTCTCCCCACTGGTGAGTGCGGTGCTGGCCGGCACCTGGGCCTGGGGGCTGATCGGCTGGCTGCCGCTCACCGGCTGGCTGGCCCGCACCAGCCTGCCCTGGAAGCGCATGGCTCCCCCTCTGGTGATGGCGGTTCAGGGGGTGTGCGCCATCATCACCCCCTGGTTGTGGCTGAACGTCCTGCAGGACTATCAGCGCGACCGGCTGGTGCTGTTCCTCGATCCGGCCAAGGACCCCCTCGGCGGCGGCTATCACCTGTTGCAGAGCACGGTGGGCATCGGCAGCGGCCAGCTCTGGGGCACGGGGCTGATGCGCGGCGCCCTCACCAAACTGCGCTTCATTCCCGAGCAACACACCGACTTCATCTTCAGCGCCCTCGGCGAGGAAACCGGCTTCATCGGCTCGGTGCTGGTGGTGGTGGGCTTTGTGCTGCTGATGTGGCGCCTGCTGCAGATCGCCGCCCAGGCCCGCAGCGACTTCGAGTCACTCGTGGTGGTGGGGGTGGGGGCGATGCTGATGTTCCAGGTGGTGGTGAACATCAACATGACCATCGGCCTCGGGCCCGTCACCGGCATCCCCCTTCCCTTCCTGAGCTACGGCCGCTCCGCCATGCTGATGAGCTTCATGGCCCTGGGGCTCTGCGCCTCGGTGGCCAGACACGGCCAGGCCAGCCGGGGCCGCTGGTAG
- a CDS encoding sensor histidine kinase, whose product MAATTLQAVRTCLTAGVPPGRNDDDCARRQWWAALATLQNDLLLPAADSRGIWLAAPLPALYEPQLLDRLQGWVWTPAPIEGLIGPQPPRLPGSDGVVESGSHGGAAFQRLSLLAEDGTDPLLLVITPSVQAGLCLDGPPGGRRLVVRFEPAVLSEALALIHRQLAARDASQARQLRLVLGGLGDLRSDPELGLRFWPRLADRLASMAPSVTLQPVLGRTTSSAQAGAGGELALLEALTHEVRTPLATIRTLIRSLLRRQDLSTLVRQRLEQIDGECSEQIDRFGLIFLAAELQRQAPEQGPLHDGGGGDTRLARTDLSALLGQLAELWQRQLDRRSLQLDLQIPPGLPTVLSDPARLETMLGGLMDRFSRGLPAGSSVRVSLQPAGSRLKLQLSSSAWPDGGARTETERDSRRSIGPVLSWNPSTGSLHLSRQATQQLFRQLGGRLTERNGSALTVFFPIG is encoded by the coding sequence ATGGCTGCCACCACCCTTCAGGCCGTGCGCACCTGCCTCACGGCTGGCGTGCCGCCTGGTCGCAACGACGACGACTGTGCCCGTCGCCAGTGGTGGGCCGCCCTGGCCACCCTGCAGAACGACCTGCTGCTGCCGGCGGCGGACAGCCGGGGCATCTGGCTGGCGGCTCCCTTGCCGGCTCTGTATGAGCCCCAGTTGCTGGATCGGCTGCAGGGCTGGGTGTGGACACCCGCGCCGATCGAGGGACTGATCGGCCCCCAGCCCCCGCGGTTGCCGGGCAGTGACGGGGTGGTGGAGAGCGGCAGCCATGGTGGTGCCGCTTTTCAACGGCTCAGCCTGCTGGCGGAGGACGGCACCGACCCCCTGCTGCTGGTGATCACGCCCAGCGTGCAGGCCGGGCTGTGCCTGGATGGTCCGCCAGGCGGCCGGCGGCTGGTGGTGCGCTTTGAGCCGGCCGTGCTGAGCGAGGCCCTCGCCCTGATCCATCGGCAACTCGCGGCGCGGGACGCCAGCCAGGCCCGGCAGCTGCGTCTGGTGCTGGGGGGGCTGGGTGACCTGCGCAGCGACCCGGAACTGGGCCTGCGCTTCTGGCCCCGGCTGGCCGACCGGCTGGCGTCCATGGCGCCCAGCGTCACGCTGCAGCCGGTGCTGGGCCGGACAACCAGCTCTGCCCAGGCCGGCGCCGGCGGGGAGCTGGCCCTGCTGGAGGCCCTCACCCACGAGGTGCGCACCCCCCTGGCCACCATCCGCACCCTGATCCGCTCCCTGCTGCGCCGCCAGGACCTCTCCACCCTGGTGCGCCAACGGCTGGAGCAGATCGATGGCGAGTGCAGCGAACAGATCGACCGCTTCGGGCTGATCTTCCTGGCGGCCGAGCTGCAGCGCCAGGCGCCGGAGCAGGGGCCCCTCCACGACGGCGGCGGCGGGGACACCCGGCTGGCCCGCACCGACCTGAGCGCACTGTTGGGCCAGCTGGCCGAACTGTGGCAGCGGCAGCTGGATCGGCGCAGCCTGCAGCTCGACCTGCAGATCCCGCCGGGCCTGCCCACGGTGCTCAGCGATCCCGCCCGACTGGAAACCATGCTGGGCGGGTTGATGGATCGCTTCAGCCGCGGCCTGCCGGCGGGCAGCAGTGTGCGCGTGAGTCTGCAGCCAGCCGGTTCACGCCTGAAACTGCAACTGAGCAGCAGCGCCTGGCCCGACGGGGGCGCCCGGACCGAGACCGAACGCGACAGCCGGCGATCCATCGGCCCGGTGCTGAGCTGGAATCCCAGCACCGGCAGCCTGCACCTCAGCCGCCAGGCCACCCAGCAACTGTTCCGCCAGCTGGGGGGGCGGCTCACCGAACGCAATGGCAGCGCGCTCACGGTGTTCTTCCCGATCGGCTGA
- a CDS encoding photosystem I reaction center subunit II → MTATALSGQLPKYIGSTGGLLNSAETEEKYAITWTSPKGQVFELPTGGAAEMNEGENIMYFARKEQCLALGTQLRTKFKPRIEDYKIYRIYPGGDTEFLHPKDGVFPEKVNEGRTMVGHNSRSIGANPNPANLKFTGKNTYDS, encoded by the coding sequence ATGACAGCAACGGCGCTCAGCGGTCAACTCCCGAAGTACATCGGCAGCACAGGTGGCCTGCTGAATTCGGCCGAAACAGAGGAGAAATACGCCATCACCTGGACCAGCCCCAAGGGCCAGGTCTTTGAACTCCCCACGGGGGGTGCAGCCGAAATGAACGAGGGCGAAAACATCATGTACTTCGCCCGCAAGGAGCAGTGCCTGGCCCTTGGCACCCAGCTGCGCACCAAGTTCAAGCCGCGCATCGAGGACTACAAGATCTATCGCATCTATCCCGGCGGTGACACTGAGTTCCTGCATCCCAAAGATGGCGTTTTCCCTGAAAAGGTGAACGAGGGCCGCACCATGGTGGGCCACAACTCCCGTAGCATCGGCGCCAACCCCAATCCGGCCAACCTCAAGTTCACCGGCAAGAACACCTACGACTCCTGA
- a CDS encoding chorismate-binding protein, translating to MDTGAPDQAFREQVAAGHTFVPVWKRWPADLETPLTTWLKVGAASDHGVLLESVEGGERIGRWSFVVADPLWTLTSRGEHSERVWRDGRRQSLSGNPFDLLQECLAPLCCGAVPDLPPTGQLFGFWGYELIRWVEPSVPVHPAAEGAPPDGCWMLADSLLVFDQVKRQITAVAYADLSNGADPEQAHRAACARIARLEERMHAPLPAGVTPLRWHDAPVAAIGQRLQPVSNRSQADFEAAVVQARDHIAAGDVFQLVISQRLETRIQRDPFELYRSLRMVNPSPYMAFFNFGGWYLIGSSPEVMVKADPLPGGGIRASLRPIAGTRPRGLDEAEDLALEAELLADPKERAEHVMLVDLGRNDLGRVCQPGSVTVTDLMVIERYSHVMHIVSQVEGLMAEGKTVWDLLMASFPAGTVSGAPKIRAMQLIHALEPDARGPYSGVYGAVDLAGALNTAITIRTMVVLPSGEGDWRVQVQAGAGLVADSQPAAEYQETLNKARGMLKALACLQ from the coding sequence TTGGACACCGGTGCCCCGGATCAGGCCTTCCGCGAGCAGGTTGCCGCTGGCCACACCTTCGTCCCTGTGTGGAAGCGCTGGCCGGCCGACCTGGAAACCCCCCTCACCACCTGGCTGAAGGTGGGAGCCGCCAGCGACCATGGCGTGCTGCTGGAGTCGGTGGAGGGGGGCGAGCGGATCGGCCGCTGGAGTTTCGTGGTGGCCGATCCGCTCTGGACCCTCACCAGCCGGGGAGAGCACAGTGAGCGGGTGTGGCGGGATGGTCGCCGGCAGAGCCTCAGTGGCAACCCCTTTGACCTGTTGCAGGAGTGCCTGGCGCCGCTGTGCTGCGGTGCCGTGCCCGACCTCCCCCCGACGGGCCAGCTGTTCGGCTTCTGGGGCTACGAGCTGATCCGCTGGGTGGAGCCCAGCGTGCCGGTTCACCCCGCCGCCGAGGGGGCACCGCCGGATGGCTGCTGGATGCTGGCCGACAGCCTGCTGGTGTTCGACCAGGTGAAGCGTCAGATCACCGCCGTGGCCTACGCCGATCTCAGCAACGGCGCCGATCCTGAGCAGGCCCACCGCGCCGCCTGCGCCCGGATCGCCCGGCTGGAAGAGCGGATGCATGCCCCCCTGCCGGCAGGCGTCACGCCCCTGCGCTGGCACGACGCGCCGGTGGCGGCCATCGGCCAAAGGCTGCAGCCGGTGAGCAACCGCAGTCAGGCCGATTTCGAAGCTGCCGTGGTCCAGGCACGGGACCACATCGCCGCGGGGGATGTGTTCCAGCTGGTGATCAGCCAGCGGCTGGAAACCCGCATCCAGAGGGACCCCTTCGAGCTGTACCGCAGCCTGCGGATGGTGAATCCCTCGCCGTACATGGCCTTCTTCAACTTCGGCGGCTGGTATCTGATCGGCTCCAGTCCGGAGGTGATGGTGAAGGCCGATCCGCTGCCGGGCGGCGGCATCAGGGCCTCCCTGCGGCCGATCGCCGGCACCCGCCCCCGGGGCCTGGATGAGGCGGAGGATCTGGCCCTGGAGGCCGAACTGCTCGCCGATCCCAAGGAGCGGGCGGAGCACGTCATGCTGGTGGATCTGGGTCGCAACGACCTGGGCCGGGTGTGCCAGCCCGGCAGCGTCACCGTGACCGACCTGATGGTGATCGAGCGCTACTCCCATGTGATGCACATCGTGAGCCAGGTGGAGGGGCTGATGGCCGAGGGCAAGACCGTGTGGGACCTGCTGATGGCCTCCTTCCCGGCGGGAACCGTGAGCGGCGCCCCCAAGATCCGGGCCATGCAGCTGATCCACGCCCTGGAACCGGATGCCCGGGGGCCCTACTCCGGGGTGTACGGCGCCGTGGACCTGGCTGGTGCCCTCAACACCGCCATCACGATCCGCACCATGGTGGTGCTGCCCAGCGGGGAGGGGGACTGGCGGGTGCAGGTGCAGGCCGGGGCCGGCCTGGTGGCCGATTCCCAGCCCGCCGCCGAATACCAGGAAACGCTCAACAAGGCCCGGGGCATGCTCAAGGCCCTGGCCTGCCTGCAGTGA
- the gshA gene encoding glutamate--cysteine ligase, with translation MTAAAITPARATPALLKGFEVELFTGRPDGKVVGCSAEAAAALEGFVTEPDHRNLEYITPPASDYGRQLALLLEPRHRLRPWLAERGLTLLPGSTLSLGDSGRFERSDPSHPYHSYIERTYGTRVVTASVHINLGLTAGSGFEGMGALFAGLRLLRCEAALLLALSASSPFLDGRPTGAHSQRWLQFPLTPPVVPLFLNHAHYVAWMDEQLAIGSMQNVRHLWTSVRPNGDQRPHDLNRLEIRICDLVTDPLLLLAITAFAELRLLQLVADPQRWDPLQASQLSPAALSALADRNDQACARASLDAELHHWRDGRPVRCADWLAASLADLQPLAEELQLTATIEPLRQVLRDGNQAMRWLARYRAGETIAGILEQEVAGMAAQERQLQLRPDPPQSATSHTDAGAGVLG, from the coding sequence ATGACCGCAGCAGCCATCACGCCGGCCCGGGCCACCCCGGCGTTACTCAAGGGCTTTGAAGTGGAGCTGTTCACCGGCCGGCCCGACGGCAAGGTGGTGGGCTGCAGTGCCGAGGCAGCGGCCGCCCTGGAGGGCTTTGTCACCGAACCCGACCACCGCAACCTGGAGTACATCACGCCGCCGGCGAGCGATTACGGCAGACAGCTGGCGCTGCTGCTGGAACCCCGGCATCGGCTGCGGCCCTGGCTGGCGGAACGGGGCCTCACCCTGCTGCCGGGCAGCACCCTCAGCCTGGGGGACAGCGGCCGGTTTGAGCGCTCCGATCCCAGCCACCCCTACCACAGCTACATCGAGCGCACCTACGGCACCCGGGTGGTCACGGCGAGTGTGCACATCAACCTGGGGCTCACCGCCGGCAGCGGCTTCGAGGGCATGGGGGCCCTGTTCGCCGGCCTGCGGCTGCTGCGCTGCGAGGCCGCCCTGCTGCTGGCCCTCAGCGCCAGCTCGCCGTTCCTCGATGGCCGGCCCACCGGCGCCCACTCCCAGCGCTGGCTGCAATTCCCGCTCACCCCGCCCGTGGTGCCGCTGTTTCTCAACCACGCCCACTACGTGGCCTGGATGGACGAGCAACTGGCCATCGGCAGCATGCAGAACGTGCGCCACCTGTGGACCTCCGTGCGGCCCAACGGCGATCAGCGGCCCCACGACCTCAACCGGCTGGAGATCCGCATCTGCGATCTGGTCACCGACCCGCTGCTGCTGCTGGCGATCACCGCCTTCGCCGAGCTGCGCCTGCTGCAACTGGTGGCCGATCCCCAGCGCTGGGATCCCCTCCAGGCCAGCCAGCTCTCCCCCGCCGCCCTCTCAGCCCTGGCCGACCGCAACGACCAGGCCTGTGCCCGCGCCAGCCTGGATGCCGAGCTCCACCACTGGAGGGATGGGCGCCCCGTGCGCTGCGCCGACTGGCTGGCGGCCAGCCTGGCCGATCTCCAGCCGCTGGCCGAGGAGCTGCAACTCACCGCCACCATCGAGCCACTGCGGCAGGTGCTGCGGGATGGCAACCAGGCCATGCGCTGGCTGGCCCGGTATCGGGCAGGGGAGACGATCGCGGGGATCCTGGAGCAGGAGGTGGCAGGCATGGCGGCCCAGGAGCGGCAGCTTCAGCTCCGGCCCGACCCGCCCCAGTCCGCTACCAGCCACACAGACGCAGGTGCCGGTGTTTTGGGATGA